Proteins encoded in a region of the Chryseobacterium piperi genome:
- the ruvC gene encoding crossover junction endodeoxyribonuclease RuvC → MIPEKIILGIDPGTAIMGFGIISVKKGKMEMISIHELILKKYPNHETKLKYIFDKTLALIDEYHPDEVALEAPFFGKNVQSMLKLGRAQGVAMAASLHRNIPITEYSPKKIKMAITGNGNASKEQVAGMLQNLLNLKEFPTKYLDASDGLAVAVCHHFNSGTIADTKSFSGWESFLKQNPDRLK, encoded by the coding sequence ATGATTCCAGAAAAAATAATTTTAGGTATAGACCCAGGGACTGCCATTATGGGATTCGGGATTATTTCCGTTAAGAAGGGGAAAATGGAGATGATATCGATTCATGAACTTATTCTAAAAAAATATCCCAATCACGAAACCAAACTCAAATATATTTTTGATAAAACGCTTGCTCTGATTGATGAATATCATCCCGACGAAGTGGCACTCGAAGCTCCTTTCTTTGGTAAAAATGTACAAAGTATGTTAAAGTTAGGCCGAGCGCAAGGAGTTGCTATGGCCGCAAGCCTGCACAGGAATATTCCGATCACAGAATATTCTCCCAAGAAAATAAAAATGGCTATTACCGGTAATGGAAATGCCAGTAAAGAACAGGTAGCCGGAATGCTTCAAAACCTTTTAAACCTGAAAGAGTTTCCTACAAAATATCTGGATGCATCCGATGGCCTTGCCGTAGCGGTATGCCACCATTTCAACTCAGGAACTATCGCAGATACAAAATCTTTCTCGGGCTGGGAAAGCTTCCTGAAACAAAACCCGGATCGATTAAAATAG
- a CDS encoding DUF4407 domain-containing protein: MKNDQQTINQMNHKINWFQKFLMVCSGGNIHILRKTPSEWNKFSGIGGIVLFTAVFATLSAGYAMYTVFDNIWTSAGFGILWGLMIFNLDRYIVSSIKKTGTWWNQILMAIPRLILATFLGIIISKPLELKIFEKEVNKQLNTIIQRNKKQLQGEMTGRILQQSGPFETEKKQISEKTLQYQKSYDSAAVELEKEILGKQSGLTSGKEGFGPNAKRKQELKEQRRQDLENYQKQVAPRLEYLDKEISKVYTNLETERKSTETFEDKFNGFAARLQALDELGKNSAIIGLAATFIMGLFICLEISPVLVKLISHVGPYDYLLEKTENDFRLYSKEKIEKGNALTDYRIEDFKENFKK; encoded by the coding sequence ATGAAAAATGACCAACAAACTATAAATCAGATGAATCATAAAATAAATTGGTTCCAGAAGTTTCTGATGGTATGCTCCGGAGGAAATATTCATATTTTAAGAAAAACACCAAGTGAATGGAACAAATTCTCAGGCATTGGAGGTATTGTTCTTTTCACAGCAGTTTTTGCGACACTTTCTGCAGGCTATGCGATGTATACAGTATTCGACAATATCTGGACTTCAGCAGGCTTCGGAATTTTATGGGGATTAATGATTTTTAATCTGGACCGCTATATCGTTTCGTCTATAAAAAAGACGGGAACCTGGTGGAATCAGATTTTAATGGCCATCCCTCGTTTGATACTAGCCACTTTTTTAGGAATTATTATTTCAAAGCCATTAGAGCTTAAAATTTTTGAGAAAGAGGTTAATAAACAGCTCAATACTATTATTCAGAGAAACAAAAAGCAACTTCAGGGTGAGATGACCGGAAGAATCCTGCAGCAAAGCGGACCTTTCGAAACCGAAAAGAAACAGATTTCAGAGAAAACGTTACAATATCAGAAGTCTTATGATTCCGCTGCCGTAGAATTAGAAAAAGAAATTTTAGGAAAACAATCCGGCTTAACCAGCGGAAAAGAAGGTTTTGGACCTAATGCGAAGCGAAAGCAAGAGCTTAAAGAACAAAGAAGACAAGATTTAGAAAATTATCAGAAACAGGTTGCCCCAAGACTCGAATATTTAGATAAGGAAATTTCTAAAGTCTATACCAACCTTGAAACAGAAAGAAAATCTACAGAGACCTTTGAAGACAAATTCAATGGGTTTGCAGCCCGTTTACAGGCTTTAGATGAATTAGGAAAAAACTCAGCAATCATCGGCTTAGCAGCCACTTTTATTATGGGGCTTTTCATCTGTCTCGAAATTTCTCCGGTACTGGTTAAATTAATTTCCCATGTAGGTCCTTATGATTATCTACTGGAAAAAACCGAAAATGATTTCCGGTTGTATTCAAAAGAAAAGATTGAAAAAGGTAATGCGCTTACCGATTATAGAATTGAGGATTTCAAAGAGAATTTTAAAAAGTAA
- a CDS encoding GEVED domain-containing protein — MKKTFLCGILVLSVSLSAQQQQKICGFDDVQQPYQKQNKEIDEMILKIRNQILKNGTAGSNKNAFKTVNGVYEIPVVVHVIAPTGAAIGTAYNKSDADIQAWLEHCNQMYAGTYQWSHTVPGDFGTAATMPIKLVLAKRDPNCNPTTGIIRYNGGSISGYDAYGIKRNGSNGVTTAQIKSIAPHWTESSYFNIYIMNKVDGGGTYGIMGWAGLPQNPDSSYESFMKSFVVTLQDDVTLAHEFGHSMGLLHTFGNANADAPAGTSSTAYCPPQATNDCTRDDDGVCDTERSRSLLNDFPVPTNNDMNYCTGSNYQGVQYNMMNYTNPPAFKFTNGQHDRSATYFFLMKGSLSTSLGATPPAAAANLGTPIPACAPSGLTNGANNNYFVGPTLVKLGNINNASSGVWMNSPNYYEDYTGSNCLRSASTELQVSQSQNLQVNVSDEGNSVRTWIDYNNNGTFEDSELVASGDNIAVDPTTLIGVFNASFTAPSSTVLNTPLRMRVIVDYQNTNITPCGQLSWGQAEDYTVKFVTTLGTNEVKSDNDDLMIYPNPITSGDSVFIKAKNGKNLKVAISDMSGRLIVNNPSLTEEGSGVYRINQKLEKGVYMVQISNGKDNKASKLIIK, encoded by the coding sequence ATGAAGAAAACTTTCCTTTGTGGGATTCTGGTATTGTCTGTTTCATTATCAGCACAACAGCAGCAAAAGATATGTGGTTTTGATGATGTTCAACAACCATATCAAAAACAGAATAAAGAAATTGATGAGATGATTCTCAAAATCCGTAATCAAATTCTTAAAAACGGCACGGCCGGCTCAAATAAAAATGCCTTTAAAACAGTGAACGGGGTTTATGAAATCCCTGTTGTTGTACACGTAATAGCACCTACAGGAGCTGCTATAGGAACGGCTTATAATAAAAGTGATGCTGATATTCAGGCATGGTTGGAACATTGTAACCAAATGTATGCAGGTACCTATCAATGGTCTCATACAGTTCCCGGAGATTTTGGAACTGCTGCCACAATGCCCATAAAATTAGTATTGGCAAAAAGAGATCCTAATTGTAACCCCACTACCGGGATCATAAGATATAATGGCGGAAGCATTTCCGGGTATGATGCTTATGGGATCAAGCGTAATGGCTCCAATGGAGTAACCACAGCGCAAATAAAATCTATCGCTCCTCATTGGACGGAGTCTTCTTATTTCAATATATACATTATGAATAAAGTAGATGGTGGCGGAACTTATGGAATTATGGGCTGGGCTGGTTTACCACAAAACCCGGATTCTTCCTATGAATCATTTATGAAATCTTTCGTTGTTACATTGCAAGACGATGTTACTTTAGCTCATGAATTTGGCCATAGTATGGGATTACTGCATACTTTTGGAAATGCAAATGCAGATGCTCCTGCAGGAACCTCTTCTACGGCATATTGCCCGCCTCAGGCTACTAACGATTGTACCAGAGATGATGATGGAGTTTGTGATACGGAAAGATCAAGAAGCTTACTGAATGATTTTCCTGTTCCTACCAATAATGATATGAATTACTGTACCGGAAGTAATTACCAAGGGGTTCAGTATAACATGATGAATTACACCAATCCACCGGCATTTAAATTCACCAATGGGCAGCATGACAGATCAGCTACGTATTTCTTCTTAATGAAAGGTTCTTTAAGTACTTCGCTTGGGGCAACACCTCCTGCGGCAGCTGCTAATCTAGGAACACCTATCCCAGCGTGTGCTCCAAGTGGCTTAACTAACGGAGCTAATAATAATTATTTTGTGGGTCCTACTTTGGTTAAATTAGGAAATATTAATAATGCTTCCAGTGGTGTATGGATGAATTCACCGAATTATTATGAAGACTATACCGGTTCGAACTGTTTAAGATCTGCATCAACAGAATTACAGGTCAGCCAATCTCAAAACCTACAGGTAAATGTTTCTGATGAAGGAAACTCTGTACGTACATGGATTGACTATAATAATAATGGAACTTTTGAAGATTCTGAGTTAGTGGCTTCTGGTGATAATATTGCCGTTGATCCAACGACTTTAATTGGAGTTTTCAATGCAAGCTTTACGGCTCCATCTTCTACAGTACTCAATACTCCATTAAGAATGAGAGTTATTGTAGATTATCAGAATACGAATATTACACCTTGTGGTCAATTATCATGGGGGCAAGCAGAAGATTATACCGTTAAGTTTGTTACCACATTAGGTACTAATGAAGTTAAATCTGATAATGATGACTTAATGATTTATCCAAATCCAATTACAAGTGGAGATAGTGTATTCATTAAAGCTAAAAATGGTAAAAACCTTAAAGTTGCGATTTCCGATATGTCTGGTAGATTGATTGTAAATAATCCATCTTTAACTGAAGAAGGAAGTGGAGTCTACAGAATCAATCAAAAACTTGAAAAAGGAGTCTATATGGTTCAGATTTCTAATGGGAAAGATAACAAAGCATCCAAACTGATTATTAAATAA
- a CDS encoding redoxin domain-containing protein, producing MILEKGTPAPDFELHATPDQTLKRSDFLGKNLILVFYPADWSPVCGDQVSLYNEMLSIFHKYNADILGISVDSTWCHDAFMENRKLHFPLLADFNPKGEVSKAYGVYNEENGTSKRALFVIDPAGIIQWSYLSPDGINPGADGIIDALENLK from the coding sequence ATGATATTAGAAAAAGGAACCCCAGCCCCGGATTTTGAGCTTCATGCCACACCTGATCAAACATTAAAACGTTCGGATTTTCTAGGAAAGAATCTGATTTTAGTTTTTTATCCTGCGGACTGGAGCCCGGTTTGTGGCGATCAGGTAAGCCTGTATAACGAAATGCTTTCCATTTTCCATAAATATAACGCTGACATTCTTGGAATTTCTGTAGACAGTACTTGGTGTCATGATGCCTTTATGGAAAACAGAAAACTGCATTTCCCTTTATTGGCTGATTTTAACCCTAAAGGAGAAGTTTCAAAAGCCTATGGAGTCTACAATGAAGAAAATGGAACCTCGAAACGGGCTCTGTTCGTTATTGACCCTGCAGGGATAATTCAATGGAGTTATCTGTCTCCTGATGGAATTAATCCCGGTGCTGATGGGATTATTGACGCATTAGAAAATTTAAAATAA
- a CDS encoding DsbA family protein: MSTLRVPIGPQDHVQGNPDTAKIVLVEYGDYQCPYCGHAFPLIRKFVQENSDDVAFVFRNFPLTDAHEYAMAAATVAEAAGKQGKFWEMHDLIYDNQNILNEALLKECVKVLKLDVNKIENEINTAELQGKIEADFEGGVRSGVNGTPSFFVNGQKWEDYDGTYDSFMDLLS, encoded by the coding sequence ATGTCTACTTTAAGAGTTCCCATTGGCCCTCAGGATCATGTTCAGGGAAATCCCGATACTGCAAAAATAGTTTTAGTTGAATATGGCGACTATCAATGTCCTTACTGTGGGCATGCCTTTCCTTTGATAAGAAAATTCGTCCAAGAAAATAGTGATGATGTAGCATTTGTATTCAGAAACTTTCCCTTAACAGATGCCCATGAATATGCCATGGCTGCCGCAACAGTTGCTGAAGCTGCAGGAAAACAAGGAAAATTCTGGGAAATGCATGACCTGATCTATGATAATCAAAATATATTGAACGAAGCGCTGCTTAAGGAATGCGTGAAAGTTTTGAAGCTGGATGTCAATAAAATTGAAAATGAAATCAATACTGCGGAACTTCAAGGTAAAATTGAAGCTGACTTTGAAGGCGGTGTACGCAGTGGCGTGAACGGAACTCCTTCTTTTTTCGTTAATGGACAAAAATGGGAAGATTACGATGGAACCTATGACTCATTTATGGACCTGCTTTCTTAG
- the guaB gene encoding IMP dehydrogenase: MSIHNKIVETAITFDDVLLVPSYSEVLPNQVSLKSRLTDKITLNVPIVSAAMDTVTEGDLAIALARVGGLGFIHKNMTIAEQAAQVNRVKRSENGMISDPVTLSKDHTLAQAKEMMSKYKISGLPVVDPNNVLIGIITNRDVKYQEDLDLRVEEIMTKENLITSDKNTNLEKAKEILLKSRVEKLPIVDQDNKLVGLITIKDIDNQLEYPNSNKDQKGRLIVGAGVGVGEDTMDRIAALVQAGVDIVAIDSAHGHSKGVLDKISEIRKAYPDLDIVGGNIVTAEAAKDLIKAGANVLKVGVGPGSICTTRVVAGVGVPQLSAIYNVYDYAKSKNVAVIADGGIKLSGDIVKAIASGAGAVMLGSLLAGTDEAPGEEIIFQGRKFKSYQGMGSLSAMKRGGKERYFQSEAKKFVPEGIEGRVPHKGKLEDVIFQLTGGLRAGMGYCGAKDIEALQKDTKMVMITGSGLKESHPHDVIITQEAPNYSL, encoded by the coding sequence ATGTCTATTCATAACAAAATTGTAGAGACAGCCATCACTTTCGATGACGTTCTTCTAGTCCCTTCTTATTCAGAAGTTTTACCTAACCAGGTATCCCTAAAATCAAGACTTACCGATAAAATCACTTTGAATGTTCCGATAGTATCTGCTGCGATGGACACAGTTACTGAAGGCGATCTGGCTATTGCATTGGCAAGAGTTGGTGGTCTGGGTTTCATACATAAAAATATGACGATTGCAGAGCAGGCAGCACAGGTTAACCGTGTGAAGCGTTCTGAAAACGGAATGATCTCTGATCCTGTTACCCTTTCAAAAGATCATACTTTGGCACAGGCTAAAGAAATGATGTCAAAATATAAAATCTCTGGTCTGCCTGTTGTAGATCCGAATAATGTTTTAATTGGAATTATTACCAATAGAGACGTAAAATATCAGGAAGATCTTGACTTGAGAGTGGAAGAGATCATGACCAAAGAAAATCTGATTACTTCCGATAAAAATACGAATCTTGAAAAAGCAAAAGAAATCCTTCTTAAGAGCCGTGTTGAAAAGCTTCCGATCGTAGATCAGGATAACAAGCTTGTAGGATTAATTACCATTAAAGATATCGATAATCAGTTAGAATATCCTAACTCCAATAAAGATCAGAAAGGGCGTCTTATCGTAGGAGCCGGAGTTGGAGTTGGAGAAGATACAATGGATAGAATCGCAGCGTTGGTACAAGCCGGTGTTGATATTGTAGCTATTGATTCAGCTCACGGACATTCTAAAGGAGTTTTAGATAAAATTTCTGAAATCAGAAAAGCATATCCTGATTTGGATATCGTTGGTGGAAATATCGTAACTGCTGAGGCCGCAAAAGATTTAATTAAAGCCGGAGCAAATGTTCTGAAAGTAGGTGTTGGGCCGGGTTCAATATGTACTACCAGAGTAGTAGCCGGAGTTGGAGTACCTCAGTTATCTGCGATCTATAACGTTTACGACTATGCTAAATCTAAAAATGTAGCTGTAATTGCTGATGGGGGAATTAAGCTTTCCGGAGATATCGTAAAAGCGATTGCAAGTGGAGCAGGGGCAGTAATGCTGGGATCTCTTTTAGCAGGAACCGATGAGGCTCCGGGAGAAGAAATTATATTCCAGGGAAGAAAATTCAAATCTTACCAGGGAATGGGAAGTCTTTCAGCAATGAAGAGAGGAGGAAAAGAAAGATATTTCCAGAGTGAAGCTAAAAAATTCGTTCCGGAAGGAATTGAAGGAAGAGTACCACATAAAGGAAAACTGGAAGATGTTATTTTCCAATTGACCGGTGGTCTGAGAGCTGGAATGGGATACTGTGGAGCAAAAGATATTGAAGCTTTACAGAAAGATACCAAAATGGTAATGATCACAGGAAGCGGATTGAAAGAATCCCATCCTCATGATGTTATCATCACACAGGAAGCTCCGAATTATTCTTTGTAA
- a CDS encoding DUF4252 domain-containing protein: MKKILIIFALAFSHFFNVYGQADKFDKLFEKYQQVEGVTSIKIAKPMFGMLSSLNIDDSQLDQIKPLLSKINGLRILITENPENVNSAVGKKLQNNLSQINKDISSYLSHLNYNEIMSVNSSGNKIKFLSSEAKEGILDDVLLSIDNGSGGNVLVMLDGKLSMDDLNKIINSSETKISSITNSTRSSLSSENTSSYLNGEARNVGEFTGIQVSTGVNVVYKQENPISVKVIADADKLQYVITKVENGILKVYVDNKGTKNLRFKNLSVNVSSPRMESVKTSSGANFTVINTVKGANLDIDASSGSNIKGKFSMSNTTNVSATSGSTIKATINTGNIIVKASSGSDTLLEGQANSGLMDVSSGALCKAENLRMSEVEAESTSGGSLSVNVTTKLTVRASSGGLVKYKGNPEINSKISKTSGGTLKSIN; this comes from the coding sequence ATGAAAAAAATATTGATCATATTCGCACTTGCTTTTTCCCATTTCTTTAATGTTTACGGGCAAGCAGACAAATTCGATAAACTTTTTGAAAAATACCAACAGGTAGAAGGTGTAACTTCTATCAAGATTGCAAAGCCGATGTTTGGCATGCTCAGCAGCCTGAATATTGATGATTCCCAACTGGATCAGATTAAACCATTGCTGTCAAAGATCAATGGATTAAGAATCCTGATCACAGAAAATCCTGAAAATGTAAACAGCGCTGTCGGAAAAAAGCTGCAAAATAATCTTTCTCAGATTAATAAAGATATTTCATCTTATTTGAGCCATCTGAATTACAATGAAATCATGTCTGTAAACAGCAGCGGAAACAAAATAAAATTTCTTTCTTCCGAAGCAAAAGAAGGTATACTGGATGATGTATTGTTAAGCATTGACAATGGAAGCGGAGGAAATGTATTGGTGATGCTGGACGGAAAGCTTTCAATGGATGACCTTAATAAAATTATTAATTCTAGTGAAACAAAAATAAGCTCGATCACCAATAGTACAAGAAGTAGCTTGTCGTCAGAGAATACTTCTTCTTATCTAAATGGGGAAGCCCGAAATGTGGGAGAATTTACCGGAATCCAGGTAAGCACAGGAGTAAACGTTGTGTATAAGCAAGAGAACCCAATTAGTGTGAAAGTTATTGCAGATGCTGACAAGCTCCAATACGTTATTACTAAAGTAGAAAACGGGATATTGAAAGTATATGTAGATAATAAAGGGACAAAGAACCTGAGATTTAAAAATTTAAGTGTTAATGTGTCTTCCCCAAGAATGGAGTCTGTCAAAACCTCTTCAGGAGCCAACTTTACGGTAATAAATACAGTAAAAGGAGCTAATTTAGATATTGATGCATCTTCAGGGTCTAACATCAAAGGAAAGTTCAGTATGTCAAATACTACGAATGTGAGTGCAACTTCAGGGTCTACTATAAAGGCTACCATTAACACAGGAAATATTATCGTAAAAGCTTCCAGTGGTTCTGATACGCTTTTGGAAGGGCAAGCTAATTCCGGTTTAATGGATGTGAGCAGTGGAGCGCTATGTAAAGCCGAAAACCTGAGAATGAGTGAAGTGGAAGCGGAATCTACCTCAGGAGGAAGTTTAAGTGTCAACGTTACAACAAAACTTACCGTAAGAGCTTCATCAGGAGGTTTAGTAAAATATAAAGGAAATCCTGAAATTAACTCTAAGATCAGTAAGACTTCGGGAGGAACCTTAAAATCAATAAACTAA
- a CDS encoding DUF4252 domain-containing protein, with translation MKILKNTFLLVCTIFLLQSCVVSHKPNMDFFSNSDYNFKGAKFESINVPLFLAKPFIKKALREDGENEEMIALVKKISKIKVLTVENGDKEMLKDYAQYLNNNNYEDWATIKHDGDNVNVRVKQSGETIKNMLITVNSDKELVFVDVKGSFTPDDISKFINAASDK, from the coding sequence ATGAAAATTTTAAAGAACACCTTCCTGCTGGTTTGCACCATTTTTCTTCTGCAATCCTGCGTGGTTTCTCACAAGCCGAATATGGATTTTTTCAGTAATTCTGATTACAATTTTAAAGGGGCTAAGTTTGAGAGTATCAATGTTCCGTTGTTTTTAGCAAAACCTTTTATTAAAAAGGCATTAAGAGAAGATGGTGAAAATGAAGAAATGATAGCCCTCGTTAAAAAAATATCAAAAATAAAAGTTTTGACTGTTGAAAACGGGGATAAGGAAATGTTGAAAGACTATGCTCAATATCTAAATAATAATAATTATGAAGACTGGGCTACGATAAAACATGATGGGGATAATGTAAATGTTCGGGTAAAGCAATCCGGTGAAACTATTAAAAATATGCTGATTACCGTGAATTCAGATAAAGAGCTGGTTTTTGTAGATGTAAAGGGTAGCTTCACTCCGGATGATATTTCAAAATTCATTAATGCAGCATCAGATAAATAA
- a CDS encoding KTSC domain-containing protein has product MPSSVVHSYEYFPKTEILRIVYQSGAIYDYLKVPQKIADQLKMVKSKGTFLNKVIKKKFKYVKIK; this is encoded by the coding sequence ATGCCCTCTTCAGTTGTACATAGTTATGAGTACTTTCCTAAAACTGAAATATTACGAATTGTATATCAGTCAGGGGCTATTTATGATTACCTGAAAGTTCCACAAAAAATTGCTGATCAGCTTAAGATGGTAAAGTCCAAGGGAACATTTCTCAATAAGGTCATTAAGAAGAAATTCAAATATGTCAAAATAAAATAA
- a CDS encoding bacteriocin-like protein produces MKNSKKISRESLKSIKGGFKMCNAELPNFGCGDSEFFCCGPGGCRRISDLPPGSCVAQ; encoded by the coding sequence ATGAAAAATTCAAAAAAAATTTCAAGAGAAAGCCTAAAAAGTATTAAAGGCGGATTTAAAATGTGCAATGCTGAATTACCCAATTTTGGTTGTGGTGATTCAGAGTTTTTCTGCTGTGGACCTGGAGGTTGCAGAAGAATATCAGATCTTCCACCAGGATCTTGCGTTGCTCAATAA
- a CDS encoding RNA polymerase sigma factor, whose protein sequence is MNQETFKNTVFILKNEMYRFAKRFVMSSDEAEDVVQDLMIKFWQKKDELEQFGNLKSYALKAVRNECLNRLKHHDVKLGFADMQLHRSELYSMEINNLKEHIIGFINQLPEKQKMVIHLKDVEEYEVSEISEMLEMEENAVRVNLMRARQKVKEQISQLMNYEQRSISR, encoded by the coding sequence ATGAACCAAGAGACCTTTAAGAATACGGTGTTTATTCTCAAAAACGAGATGTATCGTTTTGCGAAGAGGTTTGTCATGAGTAGTGATGAAGCAGAAGATGTTGTACAGGATCTGATGATTAAGTTCTGGCAGAAAAAAGATGAACTGGAGCAGTTTGGAAATTTAAAATCTTATGCGCTGAAGGCCGTCCGGAACGAGTGCCTGAACAGGCTGAAGCATCACGATGTAAAACTCGGGTTTGCAGATATGCAGCTTCACCGGTCAGAGCTTTACAGTATGGAGATTAATAATCTGAAAGAACATATTATAGGATTTATAAATCAACTTCCTGAAAAACAAAAAATGGTAATCCATTTGAAAGATGTAGAAGAGTATGAAGTGTCTGAAATTTCTGAAATGCTGGAAATGGAAGAAAATGCAGTAAGAGTAAACCTTATGCGTGCAAGACAAAAAGTAAAAGAACAAATTTCACAATTGATGAATTATGAACAACGATCAATTTCAAGATAA
- a CDS encoding IS1182 family transposase, with product MLSTSKVVFKDYTPKENLLFPPNLSELIDERHPVKIVSNIIDGLDIKSLIKTYKPGGTSCYHPKMLLKVLIYGYLSNIYSSRKMEQALKENIHFMWLSAMSRPDHNTLNRFRSERLKGEIKAIFTQIVLLLEKEGLVSLKTTFVDGTKIEANANRYTFVWGRAVKKHKERIAEQLEELWNYAETVAKDELENTESIDFKEVDSEKVTQTIEKINEVLKDKKVASKVRQKLNYAKKNWADNLEKYKKQQELLEDRNSYSKTDTDATFMRMKEDHMRNGQLKPAYNLQISTHRQFILHYSIHPNPTDTKTLATHLLGFEESYHKAPKELVADAGYGSEENYNLLKSKKIKAYVKYNYFRKDQKSGQITTSQNNPKLAKIREKVFKLLNTSKGIKLRKQRSHDVEPVFAELKHNKNFKRFMLRGKNKVEVEIGILAIAHNLKKMSKAA from the coding sequence GTGTTAAGTACGTCAAAAGTAGTCTTTAAAGATTACACCCCCAAAGAAAATCTGCTTTTTCCTCCCAATTTATCGGAGTTGATTGATGAGCGACATCCTGTGAAAATTGTTTCAAACATTATTGATGGCTTGGATATCAAAAGCTTAATTAAAACCTACAAACCTGGCGGAACATCTTGCTACCACCCGAAAATGCTTTTGAAAGTTTTGATTTATGGCTATTTAAGCAATATCTATTCAAGCCGCAAAATGGAGCAGGCCTTGAAAGAAAACATCCATTTTATGTGGCTCTCTGCAATGAGCCGTCCCGATCATAACACCTTAAACAGGTTCCGTAGTGAACGATTGAAAGGTGAGATTAAAGCTATTTTCACACAAATTGTTCTTCTTTTGGAAAAGGAAGGTTTGGTAAGTCTGAAAACCACTTTTGTAGATGGCACCAAGATAGAAGCCAATGCCAATCGCTATACTTTTGTTTGGGGAAGAGCTGTCAAAAAACACAAAGAAAGGATTGCAGAGCAATTAGAAGAGCTTTGGAACTATGCAGAAACAGTTGCCAAAGACGAGCTTGAAAATACAGAAAGTATTGATTTTAAAGAAGTAGATTCTGAAAAAGTAACTCAAACCATCGAAAAGATCAATGAAGTTTTGAAAGATAAAAAAGTAGCTTCAAAAGTTCGTCAGAAACTGAATTATGCTAAGAAAAACTGGGCAGATAATTTAGAGAAATATAAAAAACAGCAAGAATTATTAGAAGATAGAAATTCCTATTCCAAAACCGATACAGACGCTACTTTTATGCGAATGAAGGAGGATCATATGCGAAACGGACAACTAAAACCCGCTTACAATCTACAAATTTCTACCCATAGACAATTCATTTTACATTATTCAATTCATCCCAACCCAACAGACACCAAAACATTAGCGACTCATTTACTGGGTTTTGAAGAAAGCTATCATAAAGCTCCCAAAGAGCTTGTTGCTGATGCTGGTTATGGCTCAGAAGAAAATTACAACTTGTTAAAATCTAAGAAAATAAAAGCTTATGTTAAATATAATTACTTCAGAAAAGATCAGAAATCGGGACAAATAACCACTTCACAAAACAATCCTAAATTGGCAAAAATCAGAGAAAAGGTTTTCAAACTTCTTAATACCAGCAAGGGCATCAAACTCAGAAAACAAAGATCCCATGATGTTGAACCTGTTTTTGCAGAGCTCAAACACAACAAAAATTTTAAACGATTCATGCTTCGGGGAAAAAATAAAGTCGAGGTAGAAATCGGCATACTCGCAATTGCCCACAATCTAAAGAAAATGTCAAAAGCAGCCTAA